DNA sequence from the bacterium genome:
CGTGCTATGAGGTATGAGCTAAGTTTTCAAATGATCAGCCGTCTATTTTCTTGCGGCGGCTGATCATTTGAAAACTTCGATGCACATGTCCGGGCACACCACACCGCACACGGTACACCCCGTGCACCTTCCATCGGGATCGTCGAGGATGACGTACTGGTACCCCTGGTCGTTGATCGCCTTCTTCTGGCGGATAAGGACGTGGGGACAGACCTCGACGCAAAGGACACACCCTTTGCATTTTATTTCATCTATCTTGATAGTCGGCATAAACATCCCAATCTCAGATCTTAAATAATCGTTGAACGGTGAAGAGTTGGCACCGACCGGACCTTGCACCCTAATCACCACCTGCCCCG
Encoded proteins:
- a CDS encoding 4Fe-4S dicluster domain-containing protein, coding for MFMPTIKIDEIKCKGCVLCVEVCPHVLIRQKKAINDQGYQYVILDDPDGRCTGCTVCGVVCPDMCIEVFK